One genomic window of Haliotis asinina isolate JCU_RB_2024 chromosome 4, JCU_Hal_asi_v2, whole genome shotgun sequence includes the following:
- the LOC137281194 gene encoding coiled-coil domain-containing protein 1-like produces the protein MRIPTWKMRIPTWTIRIPARMMRIDVVHAYTEVVDAYPDVAEDQDVDDAYPDVHDVYPDVHDAYPDVHDAYPDVHDAYPDVHDVYPDVHDAYPDVDDAYPDVDDAYPDVHDAYPDVEDAYPDVEDAYPDVEDAYPDVEDAYPDVHDVYPDVHDVYPDVHDVYPDVDDTYPDVHDAYPDVHDVYPDVHDAYPDVHDAYPDVHDVYPDVDDAYPDVHDAYPDVHDVYPDVHDAYPDVHDAYPDVHDVYPDVDDAYPDVHDAYPGVDDAYPDMDDAYPGVDELNSVSHSSVSGLL, from the coding sequence ATGCGTATCCCGACGTGGAAGATGCGTATCCCAACGTGGACGATACGTATCCCGGCGCGGATGATGCGTATCGACGTGGTTCATGCGTATACAGAAGTGGTTGATGCGTATCCCGACGTAGCTGAGGATCAGGACGTGGATGATGCGTATCCCGACGTGCATGACGTGTATCCCGACGTGCATGATGCGTATCCCGACGTGCATGATGCGTATCCCGACGTGCATGATGCGTATCCCGACGTGCATGACGTGTATCCCGACGTGCACGATGCGTATCCCGACGTGGATGATGCGTATCCCGACGTGGATGATGCGTATCCCGACGTGCATGATGCGTATCCCGACGTGGAAGATGCGTATCCCGACGTGGAAGATGCGTATCCCGACGTTGAAGATGCGTATCCCGACGTGGAAGATGCGTATCCCGACGTGCATGATGTGTATCCCGACGTGCATGATGTGTATCCCGACGTGCACGATGTGTATCCCGACGTGGATGATACGTATCCCGACGTGCATGATGCGTATCCCGACGTGCATGATGTGTATCCCGACGTGCACGATGCGTATCCCGACGTGCACGATGCGTATCCCGACGTGCATGATGTGTATCCCGACGTGGATGATGCGTATCCCGACGTGCATGATGCGTATCCCGACGTGCATGATGTGTATCCCGACGTGCACGATGCGTATCCCGACGTGCACGATGCGTATCCCGACGTGCATGATGTGTATCCCGACGTGGATGATGCGTATCCCGACGTGCATGATGCGTATCCCGGCGTGGATGATGCGTATCCCGACATGGATGATGCGTATCCCGGCGTGGATGAACTAAACTCAGTCTCTCACTCTTCTGTGTCTGGTCTTCTATAG